The following proteins are co-located in the Pseudomonas fluorescens genome:
- a CDS encoding alpha/beta fold hydrolase: protein MPLAEIPLRAWRKRAQTFVFRGHTVRYWVAGQGEPLLLIHGFPTASWDWHYLWQPLAQRNLVIACDMLGFGDSAKPLDHEYCLLAQADLQQALLDFLRVEQPVHVLAHDYGDSVAQELLARHYEGRFAMASCVFLNGGLFPETHRPALVQKLLLSPIGWMIGRAFGRNALSDSFGQIFGPNTRPSESALDDFWSLISCNDGPRILHKLIAYIPQRRRLRERWVAAMQRDGVPMRVIDGEVDPISGAHMVERYHQLVPNADSVLLANIGHYPQIEAPVLVLKHYLEFRERMGQPASCVAYS from the coding sequence ATGCCTCTCGCCGAAATCCCGCTCAGAGCCTGGCGCAAGCGTGCCCAGACTTTCGTGTTTCGTGGCCACACGGTCCGTTACTGGGTGGCCGGGCAGGGCGAGCCGTTGCTGTTGATTCATGGTTTCCCCACCGCCAGTTGGGACTGGCATTACCTGTGGCAGCCCCTGGCCCAGCGCAACCTGGTGATTGCGTGCGACATGCTTGGGTTTGGCGATTCGGCCAAACCGCTGGATCACGAGTATTGCCTGTTGGCGCAGGCCGACCTGCAACAGGCGCTCCTCGACTTCCTGCGCGTGGAGCAGCCGGTGCATGTGTTGGCCCATGATTACGGCGACAGCGTCGCCCAGGAATTACTGGCTCGTCATTACGAAGGTCGCTTTGCGATGGCCAGCTGTGTGTTCCTCAACGGCGGGCTGTTTCCGGAAACCCACCGCCCGGCCCTGGTGCAGAAGCTGTTGCTCAGCCCGATCGGCTGGATGATCGGCCGCGCCTTCGGGCGCAATGCCCTGTCGGATAGCTTCGGTCAGATCTTTGGCCCGAATACGCGACCCAGTGAAAGTGCCCTGGATGATTTCTGGAGCCTGATCAGCTGCAATGACGGCCCACGCATCCTGCACAAACTGATCGCGTATATTCCCCAGCGCCGCCGTCTGCGTGAGCGCTGGGTGGCGGCAATGCAACGCGACGGCGTGCCGATGCGGGTGATCGATGGCGAAGTCGATCCGATCTCCGGTGCCCATATGGTGGAGCGTTATCATCAGTTGGTGCCCAACGCCGACAGCGTTTTGCTGGCCAATATCGGCCACTATCCGCAGATTGAGGCACCCGTGTTGGTGCTCAAGCATTACCTCGAGTTTCGCGAGCGAATGGGCCAGCCGGCGTCGTGTGTCGCTTATTCCTGA
- a CDS encoding SDR family oxidoreductase: MSESVQFQDKVVVVTGAGGGLGRAHALLFARHGAKVLVNDLGGSTQGEGASASAADRVVNEIREAGGIAEANHDSVTDGDKIVQNALDVFGRVDVVVNNAGILRDKTFHKMDDSDWDLVYRVHVEGAYKVTRAAWPHMREQGYGRVIFTASTSGIYGNFGQSNYGMAKLGLYGLTRTLALEGRKNNILVNAIAPTGGTRMTEGLIPPQVFERLKPELVSPLVVYLGSEACQETSGLFEVGGGWIGKTRWERSLGVGFDPQAGFSPDDVAAHWAQICDFEGAVHPKDTIEALTQMMANLQKFSL; this comes from the coding sequence ATGAGTGAGTCAGTGCAGTTCCAGGATAAGGTCGTGGTCGTCACCGGTGCCGGCGGCGGGTTGGGCCGGGCCCATGCGCTGCTGTTCGCCAGGCACGGGGCCAAAGTGCTGGTCAACGACCTCGGCGGTTCAACCCAGGGCGAAGGCGCCAGTGCCTCTGCCGCCGACCGGGTGGTGAATGAAATTCGCGAGGCGGGTGGCATTGCCGAGGCCAACCATGACTCTGTTACCGACGGCGACAAAATTGTCCAGAACGCGCTCGACGTCTTCGGTCGCGTTGACGTCGTGGTCAACAATGCCGGCATCCTGCGCGACAAGACCTTCCACAAAATGGACGACAGTGACTGGGACCTGGTTTACCGGGTGCATGTCGAAGGCGCCTACAAAGTCACCCGCGCCGCCTGGCCGCATATGCGCGAGCAGGGTTATGGCCGGGTGATCTTCACCGCGTCCACCTCGGGCATCTACGGCAACTTCGGCCAGTCCAACTACGGCATGGCCAAGCTTGGCCTGTATGGCTTGACTCGCACCCTCGCGCTGGAAGGGCGCAAGAACAACATACTGGTCAATGCCATTGCCCCCACCGGCGGCACGCGCATGACCGAAGGCCTGATCCCGCCGCAAGTATTCGAACGCCTCAAGCCGGAACTGGTCAGCCCGTTGGTGGTGTACTTGGGCAGCGAGGCGTGCCAGGAAACCTCTGGGCTGTTCGAAGTCGGCGGCGGCTGGATCGGCAAGACCCGTTGGGAGCGCAGCCTGGGCGTGGGGTTCGACCCGCAAGCCGGGTTCTCGCCGGATGACGTGGCGGCGCACTGGGCGCAGATTTGTGACTTCGAGGGCGCTGTTCACCCCAAGGACACCATTGAGGCGTTGACGCAGATGATGGCCAACTTGCAGAAGTTCAGCCTCTGA
- a CDS encoding CidA/LrgA family protein has product MKRFTCKHLGRLLSELVVLLAIYLLGTQLSAWFAWPIPGGVVGLGLLLATFASGLVKPAALQLGAGVLMAEMLLFFIPALMSLLDYGGLVRHDGWRILLVIGLSTLSVMLVTAFTVEMVCRWSLRREA; this is encoded by the coding sequence ATGAAACGTTTTACCTGCAAACATCTTGGCCGCCTGCTGAGCGAATTGGTCGTACTGCTGGCGATCTACCTGCTGGGCACTCAACTGTCGGCCTGGTTCGCGTGGCCCATCCCGGGTGGCGTCGTGGGGCTTGGCCTGTTGCTGGCGACGTTCGCCAGTGGGCTGGTCAAGCCGGCCGCTCTGCAACTGGGGGCCGGGGTGTTGATGGCAGAAATGCTGTTGTTCTTTATCCCGGCCCTCATGAGCCTGCTCGACTACGGTGGCCTGGTGCGCCATGACGGCTGGCGCATTCTGTTGGTGATTGGCTTAAGCACCTTGTCGGTGATGCTGGTGACGGCGTTCACCGTGGAAATGGTCTGCCGCTGGAGCCTGCGCCGTGAAGCTTGA
- a CDS encoding LysR family transcriptional regulator: MEFKQLRSFVEVIHRGGFTQAGKTLHISQSAVSKQVAQLEQSLGTALLERTGSHIRLTAAGTVVLQRAEAMLRLHTELLSELDDMQQLARGELRLGLPLLAGDSLFAGLFAEYRRRYPNVTIQLLEGGSRTIEQAILNGELDVGGSLMPSDPAFAWQAFCDEPLDALLPMDHPLADNAQVRLEELADTPFLMYQRSFVLNDRLMQACQQLGFTPKEIGRSGQADFLAALVAAGQGVVLLPSVVARGLVRPGVVRLTLKAPDYLRWDIAFIWREGAYLSKAAQAWLALLREFPVNRAVQ, from the coding sequence ATGGAATTCAAACAGCTGCGCAGCTTTGTCGAAGTGATCCACCGGGGCGGCTTTACCCAAGCCGGGAAAACCCTGCATATCAGCCAATCCGCCGTCAGCAAGCAGGTCGCGCAACTGGAGCAGAGCCTCGGTACGGCGCTGCTGGAGCGCACCGGCTCACACATCCGCCTGACAGCTGCCGGCACGGTGGTATTGCAACGTGCCGAGGCCATGCTGCGCCTGCACACCGAGCTGCTCAGTGAGCTTGATGATATGCAGCAACTGGCCCGTGGCGAGTTACGCCTGGGCTTACCGTTATTAGCAGGCGATTCTTTGTTTGCGGGGTTGTTCGCGGAATACCGCCGGCGTTATCCGAACGTCACCATCCAATTGCTGGAAGGTGGCAGCCGTACCATTGAGCAGGCGATTTTGAACGGCGAGTTGGACGTCGGCGGCAGCCTGATGCCCAGCGACCCGGCGTTTGCCTGGCAGGCCTTCTGCGATGAACCGCTGGATGCCTTACTGCCGATGGACCATCCGCTGGCCGACAACGCCCAAGTGCGCCTGGAAGAATTGGCGGACACGCCGTTCCTGATGTACCAGCGCAGCTTTGTACTCAATGACCGACTGATGCAGGCCTGCCAGCAATTGGGCTTCACCCCCAAGGAAATCGGGCGCAGCGGCCAGGCGGACTTTTTGGCGGCCCTGGTCGCGGCCGGCCAGGGCGTGGTGTTGCTGCCCAGCGTGGTCGCCCGCGGCCTGGTGCGGCCCGGCGTGGTACGCCTGACGCTCAAGGCGCCCGATTACCTGCGCTGGGACATTGCCTTTATCTGGCGTGAGGGCGCTTATCTGTCCAAAGCCGCCCAAGCCTGGCTGGCGTTGCTGCGCGAATTCCCGGTCAACCGCGCAGTGCAGTGA
- a CDS encoding class II aldolase/adducin family protein, with product MSLAPVLSSQNVKDQVSATEWQTRVDLAACYRLVAMQGWDDLIFTHISAKVPGTHDFLINPYGLMFHEITASSLVKVDQAGNKLMDSPYEINPAGYTIHSAIHEVRHDVVCVLHTHTAAGVAVSAQKQGVLPISQQSTFVLSSLAYHAYEGVALNHAEKARLQADLGDNNFLMLHNHGLLTCGGTIADTFLMMFTFQRACDIQVLAQNGGAELIAIEPQILAGAKAMVAAVTKSAHGMGGALAWPALLRKLDVQDPGYKS from the coding sequence GTGAGCCTTGCCCCCGTTCTATCGTCACAGAATGTCAAAGACCAGGTCAGCGCTACTGAATGGCAAACCCGCGTCGACCTGGCGGCCTGCTATCGGCTGGTGGCCATGCAGGGTTGGGACGATCTGATTTTCACGCATATTTCCGCCAAGGTGCCCGGCACCCATGATTTCCTGATCAACCCTTATGGGCTGATGTTCCACGAGATTACCGCGTCGAGTCTGGTCAAGGTCGACCAGGCGGGCAACAAGCTGATGGACAGCCCCTACGAGATCAACCCTGCGGGCTACACCATCCACAGTGCCATCCATGAAGTCCGCCACGACGTGGTCTGTGTCTTGCACACCCACACGGCGGCCGGCGTTGCGGTGTCCGCGCAGAAGCAGGGCGTGTTGCCGATCAGCCAGCAATCCACCTTTGTCTTGTCCAGCCTGGCGTATCACGCGTACGAAGGTGTGGCGCTGAATCATGCAGAGAAGGCGCGCCTGCAGGCGGACCTGGGCGACAACAATTTTCTGATGCTGCACAACCACGGCTTGCTGACCTGCGGTGGCACCATCGCCGACACCTTCCTGATGATGTTCACGTTTCAGCGCGCCTGCGATATCCAGGTATTGGCGCAAAACGGTGGCGCCGAATTGATCGCGATCGAGCCGCAGATTTTGGCGGGCGCCAAGGCGATGGTGGCAGCTGTCACAAAGAGCGCCCACGGTATGGGAGGTGCACTGGCGTGGCCGGCGCTGTTGCGTAAATTGGACGTGCAAGATCCCGGGTATAAAAGCTGA
- a CDS encoding LrgB family protein, whose protein sequence is MKLELMPMFWLALTLGAYIFSRWIYRRSGRYLLSPLILVPALLLAVAVPMKTAYAEYATDTHWLMLVLGPVTVAFAVPIWQQRRLLARHWSALLLGMVAGSAASIGTSFGLAKALALNSAVTLSLLPRSITTPFAMPVSADLGGVPELTAVFVMFTGVFGAMLGGVLLKWLPLRTPLARGALFGIGAHGAGVSRAHEVGGEEGSVAGLVMVLTGLLNLLAVPLLAALL, encoded by the coding sequence GTGAAGCTTGAACTGATGCCGATGTTCTGGCTCGCGCTGACCCTGGGCGCCTATATTTTCAGCCGCTGGATCTACCGTCGCAGCGGACGTTACCTGCTTTCACCGTTGATCCTGGTGCCGGCGCTGCTGCTGGCGGTGGCTGTGCCGATGAAAACTGCCTACGCCGAATACGCCACCGACACGCACTGGTTGATGCTGGTGCTGGGGCCGGTCACCGTGGCGTTTGCCGTGCCGATCTGGCAACAGCGCCGGTTGCTGGCCCGCCACTGGTCAGCGTTGCTGCTGGGGATGGTGGCGGGCAGCGCGGCCTCCATCGGCACCTCGTTCGGGCTGGCCAAGGCACTGGCGTTGAACAGCGCAGTGACCCTGTCCTTGTTACCGCGTTCAATCACCACGCCGTTCGCCATGCCGGTCTCCGCCGACCTCGGTGGTGTCCCGGAACTCACCGCCGTATTTGTGATGTTTACCGGCGTGTTCGGCGCTATGCTCGGTGGCGTGCTGCTTAAATGGTTGCCGCTGCGCACCCCTTTGGCGCGCGGTGCATTGTTTGGCATCGGCGCCCATGGCGCGGGCGTCAGCCGCGCGCACGAAGTGGGCGGCGAAGAAGGTTCGGTCGCGGGGCTGGTGATGGTCTTGACGGGGTTGCTCAACCTGTTGGCTGTGCCTTTATTGGCGGCGCTTCTCTGA
- a CDS encoding DUF1302 domain-containing protein yields MTKTTMRAIFTPQALATAVALGCCAQAQAVSFNIGEIEGQFDSSLSVGASWGMRDADKKLVGIPNGGTGQASTGDDGRLNFKKGETFSKIFKGIHDLELKYGDSGVFVRGKYWYDFELQDENREFKQISNNHRDEGARSSGYELLDAFVYHNYSIGDLPGNVRVGKQVVSWGESTFIGNSINSINPIDVSAFRRPGAEIKEGLIPVNMLFASQSLTNQLSVEGFYQLNWENTVVDNCGTFFGNDVVAHGCNGNYTVGSPAIAPLQPVAAAFGQGFQVTREGVVVQRASDREARDGGQFGAALRWLGDDTEYGLYFMNYHSRTPTVGTITANTNLATIGRIAATANAIAPGSGSGLAQSTMLGRGQYYLDYPEDIRLYGASFSTTLPTGTAWTGEISYRPNAPVQLNTTDLTLALVNPIAGQTASPIRSSFGSDNSGYRRKEITQIQSTMTQFFDQVLGAERLTLVGEAAFVHVGGLEAKSKLRYGRDSVYGAYGFGGDTDGFVTANSWGYRARAILDYNNVFAGVNLKPNLSWSQDVSGYGPNGLFNEGAKAISVGVDADYRNTYTASLSYTDFFGGDYNTLTDRDFVALSFGVNF; encoded by the coding sequence ATGACAAAAACAACAATGCGCGCCATCTTCACGCCACAGGCGCTGGCCACTGCGGTTGCGTTGGGCTGCTGCGCCCAGGCACAGGCTGTTTCGTTCAACATTGGCGAAATCGAAGGGCAATTCGATTCCTCGCTGTCGGTCGGCGCCAGTTGGGGCATGCGCGATGCCGACAAAAAGCTGGTGGGGATTCCCAATGGCGGAACGGGGCAGGCGTCTACCGGGGATGACGGGCGGCTGAACTTCAAGAAGGGCGAAACCTTCTCCAAGATTTTCAAGGGCATTCACGACCTGGAGCTCAAGTACGGCGACAGCGGCGTGTTTGTGCGCGGCAAATACTGGTACGACTTCGAACTGCAGGACGAAAACCGCGAATTCAAGCAAATCAGCAACAACCATCGCGACGAGGGCGCGCGCTCTTCGGGCTACGAGCTGCTGGATGCGTTCGTCTATCACAACTATTCCATCGGCGACTTGCCGGGCAACGTGCGTGTCGGCAAGCAGGTGGTGAGCTGGGGCGAGAGTACGTTTATCGGTAACTCGATCAACAGCATCAACCCGATCGACGTGTCGGCTTTCCGTCGTCCGGGTGCCGAGATCAAGGAGGGCCTGATTCCGGTGAACATGCTGTTCGCCTCCCAGAGCCTCACCAACCAGCTGTCGGTGGAAGGTTTCTACCAGCTGAACTGGGAAAACACCGTGGTGGATAACTGCGGCACATTCTTCGGTAACGACGTGGTGGCCCACGGCTGCAATGGCAACTACACCGTCGGCAGCCCGGCGATTGCGCCGTTGCAACCGGTGGCCGCAGCGTTCGGCCAAGGCTTCCAGGTGACGCGCGAAGGCGTGGTCGTGCAACGTGCTTCGGACCGTGAAGCCCGCGATGGCGGCCAGTTCGGCGCGGCGTTGCGCTGGCTCGGCGATGACACCGAGTACGGCCTGTACTTCATGAATTACCACAGCCGCACGCCTACTGTGGGCACGATCACCGCCAACACCAACCTGGCCACCATCGGGCGTATCGCGGCGACCGCCAACGCCATCGCACCCGGCAGCGGCTCGGGCCTGGCCCAGAGCACGATGCTCGGCCGTGGCCAGTATTACCTCGATTACCCGGAAGACATTCGCCTGTACGGCGCGAGTTTCTCCACCACCTTGCCTACCGGCACGGCCTGGACCGGCGAAATCAGCTACCGCCCGAATGCTCCGGTGCAACTCAACACCACCGACTTGACCCTGGCGCTAGTCAACCCGATTGCCGGCCAAACCGCCTCGCCGATCCGCAGTTCGTTCGGCTCGGATAACTCCGGCTACCGGCGCAAGGAAATCACTCAGATCCAGAGCACCATGACCCAGTTCTTCGACCAGGTACTCGGCGCCGAACGCCTGACCCTGGTGGGCGAGGCGGCGTTTGTGCACGTCGGCGGGCTGGAGGCCAAAAGCAAACTGCGCTACGGCCGTGATTCGGTGTACGGCGCCTACGGTTTCGGCGGCGACACCGATGGTTTCGTCACGGCCAACTCCTGGGGGTATCGCGCCCGGGCAATCCTTGACTACAACAACGTGTTTGCCGGGGTGAACCTCAAGCCCAACCTGTCCTGGTCCCAGGACGTCAGTGGCTATGGCCCCAACGGCCTGTTCAATGAAGGCGCCAAGGCGATCAGCGTCGGCGTGGATGCGGACTACCGCAACACCTACACCGCCAGCCTGAGCTACACCGACTTTTTTGGCGGTGACTACAACACCCTCACCGACCGCGACTTTGTCGCCCTCAGCTTCGGCGTGAACTTCTGA